A genomic segment from Spongiibacter sp. IMCC21906 encodes:
- a CDS encoding long-chain fatty acid--CoA ligase — protein MTNVAQQSQTLDPSCLAEWFRRRAIRAPERPAVTFKNQTVSYGQMQAEIELLSGVFHEQGVKQGDRVGFLASNHPMNLIAQFAVARIGAILVPLNYRLATTELVAILKDADVSVLLVDPEHARKFDVKIRDVLGCQAYFCFGQECEGWLQLEPLMDRVSTLPPAADAAPDDAVALMYTSGTTGDAKGVMLSSRNIWTNNLNWILTSDFTSLDVTLNCAPLFHVGGLCVVLLPTLMSGGHLILQEAFDPQQYLDDIERYQVTVSFAVPAMMLFASQHSSFGTRDFSSMRLIVAGGAPVPEPLLKTYRQRGVPVSQCYGMTEATSGVAFLETERAETKLGSCGRAGPLNEVKLIDESGRTIDSPAVPGEICVRGGNVTPGYWRRPDLTAEALDAEGWYRTGDGAYFDDEGFYYICDRLKDMIISGGENIYPAEIESLLYAHPAIAEVAIIGREDVKWGERVLAVVVLKPDASLTLQEAVDFLEPSVARYKLPKELHLLDAMPRNSNGKILKTELRKIFSVT, from the coding sequence ATGACTAATGTTGCTCAGCAATCTCAAACCTTGGATCCCAGCTGCCTGGCCGAGTGGTTTCGCCGTCGTGCGATTCGTGCTCCGGAGCGGCCAGCGGTTACATTTAAGAATCAAACCGTTAGTTACGGCCAAATGCAGGCAGAAATAGAGCTCTTGTCAGGTGTTTTTCATGAGCAAGGTGTGAAACAGGGTGATCGGGTGGGTTTTCTTGCCTCTAACCACCCTATGAATCTTATTGCCCAGTTTGCTGTCGCTAGGATCGGCGCAATTTTGGTGCCGCTAAATTATCGTCTTGCGACTACTGAGCTGGTGGCGATTCTGAAAGATGCCGACGTCTCTGTGTTATTGGTTGACCCGGAGCATGCGCGTAAATTTGATGTGAAGATTCGGGATGTTTTGGGTTGTCAGGCTTACTTTTGTTTTGGGCAGGAGTGTGAAGGCTGGCTTCAGTTAGAGCCGCTGATGGACAGGGTGAGCACTCTCCCGCCTGCAGCTGATGCTGCCCCTGATGATGCTGTGGCGCTAATGTACACATCGGGTACAACAGGTGATGCTAAAGGGGTAATGTTGAGTAGTCGTAATATCTGGACGAACAATCTGAACTGGATTTTGACCAGTGACTTTACCTCCTTAGATGTGACGCTAAATTGCGCCCCGTTGTTTCATGTTGGTGGTCTTTGTGTGGTGTTGTTACCAACACTTATGAGTGGCGGCCACTTGATATTGCAGGAGGCGTTTGATCCCCAGCAGTATTTAGATGACATTGAGCGTTATCAGGTGACCGTGAGTTTTGCAGTTCCGGCAATGATGTTGTTTGCCAGTCAGCATTCCAGTTTTGGAACAAGAGATTTTTCCTCTATGCGGCTCATCGTCGCCGGCGGTGCGCCGGTTCCTGAGCCATTGTTAAAAACCTACCGGCAGAGGGGGGTGCCTGTTAGTCAGTGCTATGGCATGACAGAGGCTACATCGGGAGTGGCATTTTTAGAAACCGAGCGAGCAGAGACCAAATTGGGTTCCTGTGGTCGGGCGGGCCCGTTAAACGAAGTTAAGCTGATTGATGAGAGTGGGAGAACGATTGATTCTCCAGCGGTGCCGGGTGAGATATGTGTTCGCGGTGGTAACGTAACGCCGGGTTATTGGCGTCGCCCTGATTTAACCGCTGAGGCACTGGATGCTGAGGGATGGTATCGAACGGGTGATGGTGCTTATTTTGATGACGAAGGTTTTTACTATATCTGTGATCGTCTTAAGGACATGATTATCAGCGGGGGTGAAAATATTTACCCTGCGGAAATAGAAAGCCTTTTGTATGCTCACCCGGCCATTGCAGAAGTCGCGATTATCGGCCGCGAAGATGTTAAGTGGGGTGAGCGGGTGCTGGCGGTTGTTGTACTAAAACCAGATGCATCATTAACTCTTCAAGAGGCTGTTGATTTTTTAGAGCCTAGTGTAGCGAGGTATAAACTCCCTAAGGAGTTGCATCTGCTGGATGCAATGCCAAGAAATTCAAATGGAAAAATTTTAAAAACGGAGCTACGGAAAATATTTTCTGTTACTTAA
- the styC gene encoding styrene-oxide isomerase StyC, which yields MNQVLRKMMGHGFTVLFISMCMGVGLLVSLVGGMEVIPGNIIEFAIPGDAGAWARAHVGGMLNGILVVVAALATHLMAAPEALQRKLAWMLPGTAYANLVFYIAAILSPNRALTFGDNHFGETSLAAVIGLLSALVFVIVSLVAVFLLAKESFKTPS from the coding sequence ATGAATCAAGTTTTGCGAAAAATGATGGGGCATGGGTTCACGGTATTGTTTATTTCGATGTGTATGGGGGTGGGGCTGCTAGTAAGTCTTGTTGGTGGCATGGAAGTAATCCCAGGTAATATTATTGAGTTTGCTATTCCCGGGGACGCAGGTGCGTGGGCGCGTGCCCATGTTGGTGGCATGTTAAACGGGATTTTAGTAGTAGTAGCTGCTTTGGCGACGCATTTAATGGCAGCGCCAGAGGCGCTACAGCGTAAGTTGGCGTGGATGCTTCCTGGTACCGCTTATGCGAATTTGGTTTTTTATATTGCGGCAATACTATCGCCAAACCGGGCGTTAACCTTTGGCGACAATCATTTTGGTGAGACCAGTCTGGCGGCGGTGATTGGTTTGCTTTCGGCATTGGTTTTTGTGATTGTTAGTCTTGTCGCGGTATTCTTGTTGGCAAAAGAATCCTTCAAAACGCCTTCCTGA